Proteins found in one Bacillus subtilis subsp. subtilis str. 168 genomic segment:
- the yoeA gene encoding putative Na+-driven efflux transporter (Evidence 3: Putative function from multiple computational evidences; PubMedId: 15849754, 16850406, 28472044; Product type t: transporter), which translates to METSQEPLVTQKKSKPSVWRSMSLFLVPLLLSNVLQSVGQLVGMMAVGRWLGVDAVAAVSSFFPLFFLLISFTIGIGSGSSILIGQAYGAKNEERLKAVVGTTLTFTFLLGVVLAVIGSIFTLDILRLMGTPENVIHVSANYARILFYAMPFMFLYFAYTTFLRGTGDSKTPFYTLIVSTVINIALLPVLILGMFGFPKLGIYGSAYATVISTIATFLVLMVYLRKRKHPLQFDKTVRRYLKMDKELLVLLLRLGVPASINMILVSLSEIAVISFVNHYGSNATAAYGVVNQVASYVQMPAVSLGIAVSIFAAQSIGANEFDRLKQVIRVGIWLNYIIGGVLIILIYVFSHQILSLFLTEQETLYIAHRLLMITLWSYLLFGNAQIISATMRASGTVLWPTVISIFAIWGVEVPVAFVLSHYTKLEILGVWVGYPAAFAVSLLLIYGYYQFVWKKKQITRLIQ; encoded by the coding sequence ATGGAAACATCACAAGAACCTCTTGTAACTCAAAAGAAAAGCAAACCATCAGTTTGGCGGTCGATGTCACTCTTTTTAGTGCCGCTTCTGCTGAGCAATGTGCTGCAATCAGTCGGCCAGCTAGTCGGGATGATGGCTGTAGGCAGATGGCTCGGTGTTGATGCAGTGGCAGCTGTATCATCCTTTTTCCCGTTATTTTTTCTTTTAATCTCATTTACGATTGGGATCGGTTCAGGAAGTTCGATTCTGATAGGACAAGCTTACGGAGCGAAAAATGAGGAACGGCTAAAGGCTGTTGTCGGGACGACACTCACGTTTACATTTTTATTAGGCGTTGTGTTAGCCGTTATCGGCAGTATTTTCACCCTGGATATCCTTCGTTTAATGGGAACACCTGAAAATGTCATTCATGTCAGCGCTAACTATGCACGTATTTTATTTTATGCTATGCCGTTTATGTTTTTATATTTTGCATATACTACCTTTTTGCGCGGAACAGGAGATTCCAAGACACCGTTTTATACGCTGATTGTGAGCACGGTCATCAACATCGCGCTTTTGCCTGTTTTAATCCTTGGCATGTTTGGTTTTCCGAAACTGGGCATATACGGCTCGGCATATGCAACTGTCATTTCCACGATTGCGACTTTTCTCGTGTTAATGGTGTATTTACGAAAGCGAAAACACCCGCTGCAATTTGATAAAACAGTGCGTCGTTATTTGAAAATGGATAAGGAACTGCTGGTTCTCCTGCTGCGTCTTGGGGTCCCAGCAAGCATCAATATGATTCTTGTCTCATTATCAGAGATAGCGGTTATTTCATTCGTCAATCATTACGGCTCTAATGCAACAGCTGCATACGGAGTGGTCAACCAGGTGGCCAGCTATGTACAGATGCCGGCCGTCAGCCTTGGTATTGCGGTTTCTATTTTCGCTGCGCAATCGATCGGAGCAAACGAGTTTGACCGCTTAAAGCAGGTCATTCGCGTTGGGATTTGGCTGAATTATATCATTGGCGGCGTACTGATCATTCTGATCTATGTTTTTTCACATCAGATTTTATCGTTATTTTTAACCGAGCAAGAGACGCTTTACATTGCGCACCGTCTTTTGATGATTACACTGTGGAGCTATTTGCTGTTTGGAAATGCCCAAATTATTTCTGCAACGATGCGGGCAAGCGGAACAGTTTTATGGCCGACCGTCATCAGTATTTTTGCAATCTGGGGAGTAGAGGTGCCTGTCGCTTTCGTCCTTTCTCACTATACAAAGCTTGAAATACTCGGCGTCTGGGTTGGTTATCCAGCTGCGTTTGCCGTCAGCTTGCTGTTGATTTATGGGTATTATCAATTCGTCTGGAAAAAGAAACAAATCACACGTCTCATCCAATAG
- the iseA gene encoding inhibitor of DL-endopeptidases involved in cell-separation (Evidence 1a: Function from experimental evidences in the studied strain; PubMedId: 17483219, 17581128, 18761694, 22720735, 23091053; Product type r: regulator): MKKCLLFLTTIALILSLSTNAFAKNTSGDLSQKQALQLALSAREHFWNTMSGHNPKVKKAVCPSGTFEYQNLQYVYMCSDLGTKAKAVNYLTPIFTKTAIEKGFKDYHFTVSKGKLAVPIGDGDNLLNWKKSTAKLISKKGSTITYEFTVPTLDGSPSAKRKVTFVKENKKWKVNQFDAVI; encoded by the coding sequence ATGAAAAAATGTCTTCTATTTCTAACAACCATTGCACTTATTCTGTCATTAAGCACAAATGCATTTGCGAAAAATACATCAGGCGATTTATCACAAAAACAAGCATTACAGTTGGCATTATCCGCTAGAGAACATTTTTGGAACACCATGAGCGGCCACAATCCGAAGGTGAAAAAAGCAGTTTGCCCATCAGGCACATTCGAGTATCAAAATCTTCAATATGTATACATGTGCAGTGATCTAGGCACTAAAGCAAAAGCGGTGAATTATTTAACTCCTATTTTTACAAAAACAGCAATCGAAAAAGGCTTTAAAGATTATCATTTCACTGTTTCAAAAGGAAAACTTGCTGTTCCAATCGGTGACGGAGACAATCTTTTGAATTGGAAAAAATCAACTGCTAAACTGATCTCTAAAAAAGGCAGCACAATCACATACGAATTTACTGTCCCTACATTAGACGGATCCCCTTCTGCAAAACGGAAAGTGACATTTGTGAAAGAAAATAAAAAATGGAAAGTCAATCAATTTGACGCAGTTATATAA
- the yoeC gene encoding putative bacteriophage integrase (Evidence 3: Putative function from multiple computational evidences; Product type e: enzyme): protein MHIVQPIRSLEKIQEVKQYLLNKNKRDYFLFIFGINSALRISDILPLQVKDVQNKDHLWATESKTKKKRKILILESLKQEIYEYTKDMKENEYLFKSVRTRKPISRIQAYRILREAAAACGLEEIGTHTLRKTFGYHFYQRTKDIAELQRILNHSSPSITMRYIGIDEDTTRAAYKVFGGL from the coding sequence ATGCATATTGTACAGCCGATTCGCAGTCTAGAGAAAATCCAAGAAGTCAAACAGTATTTGCTTAACAAAAACAAGCGGGATTATTTTCTGTTTATTTTCGGCATCAACAGCGCGCTCCGTATTTCTGATATTCTGCCGCTGCAAGTGAAGGACGTTCAAAATAAAGATCATTTATGGGCGACTGAAAGCAAAACGAAAAAGAAAAGAAAGATTCTTATTTTAGAATCGCTGAAACAGGAAATATACGAGTATACGAAAGACATGAAGGAAAACGAATATCTTTTTAAATCAGTGCGGACCAGGAAGCCGATTTCCCGCATTCAGGCCTACAGAATTTTAAGAGAGGCCGCTGCAGCGTGCGGACTTGAGGAGATAGGGACGCATACACTCCGGAAAACGTTTGGCTATCATTTTTATCAGCGAACGAAAGACATCGCCGAGCTGCAGAGAATACTGAATCATTCATCACCATCAATTACAATGCGGTATATCGGTATTGATGAAGATACGACAAGAGCCGCATATAAGGTTTTTGGAGGGCTTTAA
- the yoeD gene encoding putative excisionase (Evidence 3: Putative function from multiple computational evidences; PubMedId: 16880568; Product type e: enzyme), which translates to MYLTIEETAEYTNLSEDYIKSLVLEGKIRAVHDGEQFLIYKEQFKTHLEQLENYKALVQEILNEPIPEDIDVKDED; encoded by the coding sequence ATGTATTTAACGATTGAAGAAACAGCAGAATATACAAATCTTTCAGAGGATTATATTAAAAGCTTGGTGCTCGAAGGGAAAATCAGAGCCGTTCATGACGGGGAGCAATTTTTGATTTATAAGGAACAGTTCAAAACGCATCTCGAACAGCTGGAGAATTACAAAGCACTTGTGCAGGAAATATTAAATGAACCGATCCCGGAAGATATTGATGTAAAGGATGAGGATTAG
- the ggt gene encoding membrane bound gamma-glutamyltranspeptidase (Evidence 1a: Function from experimental evidences in the studied strain; PubMedId: 8763966, 23335395, 24279353, 26370226, 28120195; Product type e: enzyme): MKRTWNVCLTALLSVLLVAGSVPFHAEAKKPPKSYDEYKQVDVGKDGMVATAHPLASEIGADVLKKGGNAIDAAVAIQFALNVTEPMMSGIGGGGFMMVYDGKTKDTTIIDSRERAPAGATPDMFLDENGKAIPFSERVTKGTAVGVPGTLKGLEEALDKWGTRSMKQLITPSIKLAEKGFPIDSVLAEAISDYQEKLSRTAAKDVFLPNGEPLKEGDTLIQKDLAKTFKLIRSKGTDAFYKGKFAKTLSDTVQDFGGSMTEKDLENYDITIDEPIWGDYQGYQIATTPPPSSGGIFLLQMLKILDHFNLSQYDVRSWEKYQLLAETMHLSYADRASYAGDPEFVNVPLKGLLHPDYIKERQQLINLDQVNKKPKAGDPWKYQEGSANYKQVEQPKDKVEGQTTHFTVADRWGNVVSYTTTIEQLFGTGIMVPDYGVILNNELTDFDAIPGGANEVQPNKRPLSSMTPTILFKDDKPVLTVGSPGGATIISSVLQTILYHIEYGMELKAAVEEPRIYTNSMSSYRYEDGVPKDVLSKLNGMGHKFGTSPVDIGNVQSISIDHENGTFKGVADSSRNGAAIGINLKRK, from the coding sequence ATGAAAAGAACGTGGAACGTCTGTTTAACAGCTCTGCTTAGTGTTCTGTTAGTCGCTGGAAGTGTCCCTTTTCACGCGGAAGCTAAAAAACCGCCCAAAAGCTACGATGAGTACAAACAAGTAGATGTTGGAAAAGACGGCATGGTTGCGACCGCACATCCTCTTGCTTCTGAAATCGGTGCTGATGTGCTGAAAAAAGGAGGAAATGCTATTGACGCAGCGGTTGCCATTCAATTTGCACTCAATGTAACAGAGCCGATGATGTCAGGTATTGGCGGCGGCGGTTTTATGATGGTGTATGACGGAAAAACGAAGGATACAACGATAATCGACAGCCGTGAGCGTGCTCCAGCAGGCGCAACTCCTGATATGTTTCTGGACGAAAACGGCAAAGCAATTCCTTTCTCTGAACGTGTAACAAAAGGTACTGCCGTTGGTGTTCCAGGCACTCTGAAAGGGCTGGAAGAAGCCTTGGATAAATGGGGAACCCGTTCGATGAAGCAATTAATTACCCCTTCTATTAAACTCGCTGAAAAAGGCTTTCCGATTGATTCGGTGTTGGCAGAGGCCATTTCTGATTATCAGGAAAAGCTTTCACGGACTGCCGCAAAAGATGTATTTTTACCAAATGGCGAACCGCTTAAAGAAGGAGATACCCTTATTCAAAAGGATTTGGCTAAAACATTTAAGCTTATTCGCTCCAAAGGCACTGACGCTTTTTATAAAGGAAAATTCGCCAAGACGCTTTCTGACACTGTCCAGGATTTCGGCGGATCAATGACAGAAAAAGATTTAGAAAATTACGACATTACAATTGATGAACCGATTTGGGGAGATTATCAAGGCTATCAAATCGCTACTACTCCTCCTCCAAGCTCCGGCGGTATTTTCTTATTGCAAATGCTGAAAATCCTTGATCATTTTAACCTTTCACAATACGATGTCCGCTCATGGGAAAAATATCAGCTGCTTGCTGAAACGATGCATTTGTCATATGCCGACCGTGCGTCTTACGCAGGTGATCCCGAATTTGTAAATGTTCCTCTCAAAGGCCTGCTTCACCCCGATTATATTAAAGAACGCCAGCAATTAATCAACCTAGATCAAGTGAATAAAAAACCGAAAGCCGGTGACCCTTGGAAATACCAAGAAGGATCAGCAAACTATAAACAAGTTGAACAGCCGAAAGACAAAGTAGAAGGCCAAACAACCCACTTTACAGTTGCTGACCGTTGGGGAAATGTTGTTTCTTATACAACAACAATCGAACAGCTATTCGGAACGGGTATTATGGTCCCTGATTACGGTGTTATTTTAAACAATGAATTAACGGATTTTGATGCGATACCAGGCGGAGCTAACGAAGTACAGCCAAACAAACGGCCTTTAAGCAGCATGACCCCGACGATTTTATTTAAGGATGACAAGCCTGTCCTCACGGTTGGATCTCCTGGCGGGGCCACAATTATTTCATCCGTTTTGCAAACCATTCTCTACCACATTGAATATGGTATGGAATTAAAAGCAGCTGTTGAAGAGCCGAGAATTTACACAAACAGCATGAGCTCTTACCGTTACGAAGACGGAGTTCCTAAAGATGTCCTCAGCAAGCTAAACGGCATGGGCCACAAATTCGGCACAAGTCCGGTGGATATCGGAAACGTGCAAAGTATATCGATCGACCATGAAAACGGCACCTTTAAAGGTGTAGCTGATTCAAGCAGAAACGGCGCGGCGATCGGCATTAATTTAAAACGTAAATAA
- the ftsR gene encoding transcriptional regulator (LysR family) (Evidence 1a: Function from experimental evidences in the studied strain; PubMedId: 17526699; Product type r: regulator), translating to MESGDLKIFQAVAREGSITKAAQMLNYVQSNVTARVHNLEEDLNIRLFHRTNRGMKLTAAGENLLQYADQVLSLLDQAEKSTRMSRQPKGPLRIGSLETMAVTHLPEHAASFLRRFPEVDLSVNTADTHHLIQQVLDHKVDGAFVYGPVEHAAVRQLHVSHDELVLISSREGTAEDMLQQPMLFFGAGCSHRDRVKRLLEEAGIHNQKIIEFGTLEAIIKGVSAGMGTALLPKSAVDGSEHRTNVWIHQLPPSYQDLEIVFIYRKDFFITSAFQTFLDEINEMKR from the coding sequence GTGGAAAGCGGAGATTTAAAGATTTTTCAGGCTGTTGCTCGCGAAGGAAGCATAACGAAAGCAGCCCAAATGCTGAATTATGTTCAGTCGAATGTGACAGCCAGAGTGCATAACCTTGAGGAAGATTTGAATATCAGGCTTTTTCATCGAACGAATCGGGGAATGAAGCTGACTGCTGCAGGAGAAAATCTTTTACAATATGCAGATCAAGTATTATCGCTGTTAGACCAAGCTGAAAAATCGACCCGAATGAGCAGGCAACCAAAAGGGCCTTTGCGGATCGGATCACTGGAAACAATGGCGGTAACGCATCTGCCTGAGCATGCAGCATCCTTCCTCAGGCGTTTTCCTGAAGTGGATTTATCAGTGAACACAGCTGATACGCATCATTTGATTCAACAGGTTCTTGATCATAAAGTTGATGGCGCTTTTGTATATGGGCCGGTTGAACACGCTGCAGTTAGACAACTCCATGTCTCCCATGATGAATTAGTTTTGATTTCATCACGAGAAGGGACGGCAGAAGACATGCTTCAGCAGCCGATGCTCTTTTTTGGGGCTGGCTGTTCTCATCGTGACAGGGTCAAAAGATTACTAGAGGAAGCAGGCATACACAATCAAAAAATCATAGAGTTTGGCACATTGGAGGCTATTATAAAAGGTGTTTCCGCCGGGATGGGTACGGCGCTGCTCCCAAAGTCCGCTGTTGACGGCTCCGAGCATCGTACAAATGTATGGATTCATCAGCTGCCACCATCATATCAAGACTTAGAGATCGTCTTTATATACAGGAAAGACTTTTTTATTACGAGTGCGTTTCAGACATTTCTTGATGAGATAAACGAAATGAAAAGATGA
- the yogA gene encoding putative oxidoreductase (Evidence 3: Putative function from multiple computational evidences; PubMedId: 10960106, 23873705; Product type e: enzyme) has protein sequence MKAVIHNGKAGLLGLSVQDVPSTKPGYGEVKVKLKSAGLNHRDLFLMKNKSEQDPHMILGSDGAGIIEEIGEGVKNVTVQTEVVIFPTLNWDLTENVPPVPEILGGPSDGTLAEYVIIPSQNAIKKPAYLSWEEAGVLPLSALTAYRALFTKGQLKKGEHLLIPGIGSGVATYALFMAKAIGATVSVTSRSEEKRKKALKLGADYAFDSYSNWDEQLQGKKIDVVLDSIGPALFSEYFRHVKPNGRIVSFGASSGDNLSFPVRSLFFPQVNVLGTSMGSGEEFQAMLAFIDKHKLRPVIDRIYPLEKACEAYKRMQEGRQFGNIGIVME, from the coding sequence ATGAAAGCTGTAATTCACAACGGAAAAGCCGGTCTTCTGGGGTTATCAGTTCAGGACGTTCCATCAACAAAGCCTGGATACGGAGAGGTAAAGGTTAAATTAAAATCTGCAGGCCTGAATCATCGTGACTTGTTTCTTATGAAAAACAAATCTGAACAAGATCCTCACATGATACTGGGTTCTGACGGCGCGGGTATCATCGAAGAGATTGGTGAAGGCGTGAAAAATGTTACTGTTCAGACAGAAGTAGTCATTTTCCCGACATTGAACTGGGATTTGACAGAAAATGTTCCACCTGTACCTGAGATTCTGGGAGGTCCTTCGGACGGAACACTTGCTGAATATGTGATCATTCCTTCACAAAATGCAATCAAAAAACCTGCTTATTTATCTTGGGAAGAAGCGGGCGTTTTACCTTTATCCGCTTTAACTGCATATCGGGCTCTGTTTACAAAGGGGCAATTAAAAAAAGGCGAGCATCTATTGATACCCGGCATCGGCAGCGGTGTAGCAACCTACGCTTTATTTATGGCTAAGGCGATTGGGGCAACAGTAAGCGTGACCTCCCGCAGTGAGGAGAAAAGAAAAAAGGCGCTGAAATTAGGTGCTGATTACGCATTTGACAGCTACAGCAATTGGGATGAGCAGTTGCAGGGAAAAAAGATAGATGTTGTTCTTGACAGCATAGGACCTGCCCTCTTTTCGGAATACTTCCGCCATGTAAAACCAAATGGCCGTATTGTCAGCTTTGGGGCAAGCTCAGGGGATAATCTCAGTTTTCCGGTGCGTTCTTTATTCTTTCCTCAGGTCAATGTTTTGGGAACCTCGATGGGAAGCGGTGAGGAATTTCAAGCTATGCTCGCTTTCATTGACAAACATAAGCTGCGGCCTGTAATTGACCGGATATATCCTTTAGAAAAAGCATGTGAAGCATATAAAAGAATGCAGGAAGGCAGACAGTTTGGAAACATCGGGATCGTAATGGAATAA
- the gltB gene encoding glutamate synthase (small subunit, NADP-dependent) (Evidence 1a: Function from experimental evidences in the studied strain; PubMedId: 3011766, 10651638, 11029411, 27223617; Product type e: enzyme), whose translation MGKPTGFMEIKREKPAERDPLTRLKDWKEYSAPFSEEASKRQGARCMDCGTPFCQIGADINGFTSGCPIYNLIPEWNDLVYRGRWKEALERLLKTNNFPEFTGRVCPAPCEGSCTLAISDPAVSIKNIERTIIDKGFENGWIQPRIPKKRTGKKVAIVGSGPAGLASADQLNQAGHSVTVFERADRAGGLLTYGIPNMKLEKGIVERRIKLLTQEGIDFVTNTEIGVDITADELKEQFDAVILCTGAQKQRDLLIEGRDSKGVHYAMDYLTLATKSYLDSNFKDKQFIDAKGKDVIVIGGGDTGADCVATALRQKAKSVHQFGKHPKLPPARTNDNMWPEQPHVFTLEYAYEEAEAKFGRDPREYSIQTTKMVADKNGKLKELHTIQMEKVKNEHGKYEFRELPGTEKVWPAQLVFIAIGFEGTEQPLLKQFGVNSVNNKISAAYGDYQTNIDGVFAAGDARRGQSLIVWAINEGREVAREVDRYLMGSSVLP comes from the coding sequence ATGGGGAAACCAACTGGATTTATGGAGATCAAACGAGAAAAACCTGCGGAGCGGGACCCTCTCACTCGCTTAAAGGATTGGAAAGAATATTCTGCTCCTTTTTCAGAAGAAGCATCGAAACGGCAAGGGGCGCGGTGTATGGATTGCGGTACACCGTTTTGCCAGATCGGTGCGGACATTAACGGATTTACATCCGGCTGTCCGATTTACAACTTAATTCCTGAATGGAATGATCTTGTCTACCGGGGCAGATGGAAGGAAGCATTGGAACGTCTGTTGAAAACAAACAACTTTCCTGAATTCACAGGGCGGGTATGCCCCGCTCCTTGTGAAGGATCATGCACTTTAGCGATTTCAGATCCGGCCGTATCAATTAAAAACATCGAGCGGACCATTATCGATAAAGGATTTGAGAACGGCTGGATTCAACCTAGAATTCCAAAAAAACGAACAGGCAAAAAAGTGGCCATCGTCGGGTCAGGCCCAGCCGGACTGGCGAGTGCTGACCAGCTGAATCAAGCGGGACATTCCGTCACTGTTTTTGAACGAGCAGACAGAGCGGGCGGCCTTTTAACATACGGCATTCCAAACATGAAGCTTGAGAAGGGCATTGTAGAACGCCGAATTAAATTGCTGACGCAAGAGGGAATTGATTTTGTCACGAACACAGAAATCGGTGTTGACATTACAGCTGATGAGCTAAAGGAGCAATTTGATGCTGTGATCTTATGCACAGGCGCTCAAAAACAGCGGGACCTCTTAATCGAAGGACGCGACTCAAAAGGAGTCCATTACGCAATGGACTACCTCACACTTGCAACAAAAAGCTATTTAGATTCTAATTTTAAAGACAAGCAATTCATTGATGCCAAAGGGAAAGATGTCATCGTAATCGGAGGCGGAGATACAGGAGCTGACTGTGTGGCTACCGCTCTGCGTCAAAAAGCCAAAAGCGTGCACCAATTCGGCAAACACCCGAAACTTCCGCCAGCCCGCACGAATGACAATATGTGGCCTGAACAGCCACACGTCTTTACGCTTGAATATGCATACGAGGAAGCAGAAGCAAAATTCGGAAGAGATCCGAGAGAATACTCCATTCAAACGACAAAAATGGTCGCGGATAAAAACGGAAAGCTGAAAGAGCTTCATACCATCCAAATGGAAAAAGTGAAAAATGAGCATGGAAAATACGAGTTCCGCGAGCTGCCTGGAACGGAAAAAGTATGGCCTGCTCAGCTTGTCTTTATCGCTATCGGCTTTGAAGGCACAGAACAGCCGCTGTTGAAACAGTTCGGTGTTAATTCAGTAAATAACAAAATCAGTGCAGCATATGGGGATTATCAAACAAATATCGATGGTGTATTCGCCGCAGGGGATGCAAGAAGAGGGCAAAGCTTAATCGTATGGGCGATTAATGAAGGCCGTGAAGTGGCGCGTGAAGTGGATCGATATTTGATGGGGAGTTCAGTTCTTCCGTAA